CCGGCGGCGCACACCCCCAACCCGCACCCCCTGGAGGATCAGTGATCACCAACCTCGCGTTGGACCCCGGCTTCGGCAGCAGCATCGGCCAGGGCGTCGGCGCCATCGCGCTCTACGCCGTCGTCGGCCTGCTGCTGATGGTCTTCGGCTTCTACGCGATCGACTGGACCACGCCGGGCAAGCTCAGCACCCTGGTGCGCGACGGCCACCCGAACGCGGTCATCGTGACCTCGGCCGGCCTGGTCAGCATGGCCATGATCGTCGTGGTGGCGATCTACAGCTCGGCGGGCAAGCTGGACGAGGGCCTGCTGTCGGCGCTGATCTTCGGCCTGGTCGGCATCGTGGTCCAGGTGCTCGCGGTGCGGCTGCTGGAGTGGGTGACCCGGCTCGACATCGGCGCCCTGATCCAGTCCGACCGGTTCGCCCCGGCCAGCGTCGTGGTCGCCGCCGCGCACGTCGCGCTGGGCCTCGTGGTCGCCGTCGCGATCTCCTGACCGGTGCCGCCGGCCGGACGCCTGCCCGCAGCCGTGGAAAAGCCCTCCCGAATTGGAATATCGGGAGGGCTTTTCGGTACTTTCACGTGCTGGATTCACGGGGGGCGACCCGTTTCGCGGTAACCCCCTCCCGGTGACCGGAACAGGGCTAGGGTCGAACGGTCAACCGCCCCGGGTCGAGCGCCGCACAGGGAGGAAGCCCGTGCCCAACATCCACGTCCTGCGCACGGAACTGGACCGGACGATCAGCGGCCTGCGCGAATCCGTGCGCGACAAAGGCGTGGTCCCGACCGCCCGCCGGGTCGCCGCGGTGGCGGCCGGCCAGGTGGCGTTCCCGATGACCAGGGTCGTGCGGCGCGACGAGCGCTTCGGCTTCCTCGGCGAGGAGCTGCCGTACACCTTCCTCCGCTACAACAACGCGTTCCTCAACGAGCGGGCCGTGGAGATCTCGATCGCCCGCTGGTTCCTGTCCCACCGGCGCGGCCGGGTGCTGGAGGTCGGCAACGTGCTCGCGCACTACGGCTTCCGGGCGCACGCGGTGGTCGACAAGTACGAGGTCGTCCCCGGTGTGCTCAACGCCGACGTCGTCGACTACCGGCCGGCCGAGCCGTTCGACTCGGTCGTGGCGATCTCCACCCTGGAGCACGTGGGCTGGGACGAGAGCCCCCGCGAGCCGGACAAGGTGTTCCGGGCGATCGAGAACGTCAGGAACTGCGCCGCGCCCGAGGGGCGCGTGCTGGTGACCATGCCGATCGGGCACAACCAGGCCCTCGACGCCGGGCTGCGCGACGGCCGGGTGGCGTTCCCGCGCGAGAGCTGGCTGGTGCGCGACAGCCGGCGCAACGAGTGGCGCGAGACCACGGCGGACGAGGCCCTGACCAAGCGGTACGGGCACCCCTACACCGGCGCGAACGGCCTGTACGTCGGCATGGTGCTCTGAGGACGACCCGACGGGCCCGCCGCGCTCACCGCCGGGCGGCGGCGGCTCCGGCCAGCCGGTCCAGGATCTGCAGGGCACTGGCCCGGACGGTGTGGGTCCGGCTCACCCGCAGGTACCAGTCGTGGGTCGACTTGCGCATCGCCTCGCCGGCCGAGACCACGTCCACGATCGCCGCGCCCAGCTCCGCGGGGTCGGTCGTCCGGGCCACCAGCCCGTTGACGCCCGGCTCGACCAGCTCGGTGGACGAGTTGTCGGCGCCCTCCACCAGCACGACCGGCGTGCCGACCGCGCACGACTCGACCACGACCAGGCCGTAGCCCTCCCGCTGCGACGGGTTGACCAGGACCGCCGCCGTGCGGATGCCCTCGTCCAGCTCCTCCTGGTCGACGAAGCCGGGGGTGCGGACGACGTCGCCCAGGCCGAGGCGCTCGACCTCGGCGAGCACGGCGGCGCGGCCGGCGCCGTCGCCGAAGATGGTGGCCTCCAGGTCGGGGACCTGCTTGCGGGCCTCGGCGACGGCCGCCGGGATGGTCTCGACCCGCTTGTCCGCGATGTGCCTGCCGACGAAGACCACGCGCGGGGGCGAGGTGACCGCCGTGTTCGGCTCCACGTCCTCGCGCGGCTCGATCAGGCCGGGGCTGACGACCGGCTCGCCGCGCAGCCCGGCGGCCCTGAGCCGGCCGGCGTGGAGCCGCGAGTGGCACGACGCGGTGGGGCTGAGCTTCACGGCGAGCCACTGGAGCGCGTTGGCCACCCGGCCGACGACCGGGCCGGCGTAGGCGCGCCACTGGTCCGGGCGCCACACCTCCAGCCAGTCGACGTCGATCGCGACGCCCGAGCCCAGCAGCGCGGCGCGCACGGCGGGCACGTTGGTGCTCGGCACGGCGCACACCAGCACCGCGTCGTACCTGTTCCGGTTGGCCAGCAGGTGCCCGGCCAGGCCGCGGGCGTAGCGCAGGGCGGGGCCGAGGGTGCGCACGCCGTTCTCGTCGTAGAGGTCGCGGTCCCGGCTGACCGCGATGACCTCGATGCCCTCGATCACCGGCGGCTCGTCCCACTGCAGGCGGGTCAGGTAGGTGACCTCGTGGCCCTCGGCGACGAACGCCTCGGCGAAGCCCCGGTACAGGCGTTCGCCGCCGCCCTTGGTCCAGGGGAACAGGCAGTCGAAGGCGATGGCGATGCGCACTGGCGCTCCTCTTGATCGCATTTCGGAGTGGTGCTGCCGACTCGCCGGATCGGCGGTCGGGTGGCGGCATTGCACAGACGGGAAACCGTACTCGGCTGTTGTAACGCAAATGAGTCGCGTGGATGTCCGCGACCGGGAGTTGCGCGTTACATTCACGCGAAAGGGTTAAGCTGATTGTCTTTCTGCCCGTTCGGGCAGGGTTTGTCCCGCGCTGTGTTTTCGGTTGGGTGAAAAGTCGTTTCCGCCGGATCTTTCACCGGTGGTCCGATCACCGGCAACCGGTCGTTTCCGCCGGGGTGCACCGGCGGCGCGCCGCGGGCCGCGCGAACACGGCCGCGAGCGGCGTGGACCCGGGTCGGGCCGAGCCGCACCGCCCCGGAAACGGCTGGGTGACGGGTACTACCCTGACCGGTGTGATTGACCTCAAGGCACTGCGCGAGAACCCGGAAGCCGTCCGCGCGTCGCAACGCGCGCGCGGCGAGGACGAAGCCGTGGTCGACGCGCTGCTGTCCGCCGACGAGCGCCGCCGGGCCGCCATCGCCCGCGCCGACGCGCTGCGCGGCGAGCAGAAGGCGTTCGGCAAGCAGGTCGGCCGGGCCAGGGGCGAGGAGCGCGACGCGCTGCTGGCCAAGGGCAAGGAGCTGGCCGCCGAGGTCAAGGCCGCCGAGGTCGAGCAGTCCGCCGCCGAGGCCGAGCTGGCCGAGCTGCACCGCGCCGTGCCGAACGTGGTCCACCCGGACGCCCCGCACGGCGGCGAGGACGACTACGTGGTGGTCAAGCACGTCGGGGAGCCGCGCGCGTTCGACTTCGAGCCGCTGGACCACCTCGACCTGGGCACCCGGCTCGGCGCGATCGACATGGAGCGCGGCGCGAAGGTGTCGGGCTCGCGCTTCTACTTCCTGACCGGCGTCGGCGCGCAGCTGGAGCTGGCGCTGCTGAACCTGGCCGTCGCCCAGGCCACCGCCGCCGGCTTCACGCTGATGACCACGCCGACGCTGGTGCGGCCGGAGATCATGGGCGGCACCGGGTTCCTCGGCGCGCACGCGAGCGAGGTCTACCGCCTGGAGGCCGACGACCTGTACCTGGTCGGCACCTCGGAGGTCCCGCTGGCGGGCTACCACGCCGACGAGATCCTGGACGGCCCGAAGCGCTACGCGGGCTGGTCGTCGTGCTACCGCCGCGAGGCCGGCTCGTACGGCAAGGACACCCGCGGCATCATCCGCGTGCACCAGTTCAACAAGGTCGAGATGTTCTCCTACGTCGCGCCGGAGGACGCCGAGGCCGAGCACGCCCGGCTGCTGGCCTGGGAGGAGGAGATGCTGGCCAAGGTCGAGGTCCCGTACCGGGTCATCGACACCGCGGCCGGCGACCTGGGCAGCAGCGCGGCCCGCAAGTTCGACTGCGAGGCGTGGATCCCGAGCCAGCGGGCGTACCGGGAGCTGACCTCCACCTCGAACTGCACCACCTTCCAGGCGCGCCGGCTCAACATCCGCCACCGCGACGAGAACGGCAGGCCGCAGGTCGCCGCCACGCTCAACGGCACCCTGGCCACCACCCGCTGGCTCGTGGCGATCCTGGAGAACCACCAGCAGGCCGACGGCTCGGTCGTCGTCCCGCGGGCGCTGCGCCCGTTCGTCGGCAGGGACGTCCTCACGCCCGCCTGACGGTCAGGACCAGCTCAGCTCCACCTCGCCCGCCACGTGCCGGCCGATCTCCAGGGCGGAGGTCGCGGCGGGCGAGGGCGCGTTGAGCACGTGCACCTGCCGCGGCGCGGTGTCGATCAGGAAGTCGTCCACCAGCGACCCGTCCGGGCGCATCGCCTGCGCCCGGACCCCCGCCGAGGCGGGCACCAGGTCGTCCTCGGTGACGGCGGGCACCAGCCGGGCCAGGCTCGCCGCGAAGCGCCGCCGCGACAGCGAGCGCAGCACCTCGTCCACGCCGGTCCGGGCGAACCGGCGGGCCAGCCGCCACGTGCCGGGGAACCGGGCCACGTCGAACACGTCGGACGCGGAGAAGTCGCGCCACCGGTAGCCCTCGCGGCGCAGCGCGAGCACCGCGTTCGGGCCCGCGTGCACGCTGCCGTCGAGCATGCGGGTCAGGTGCACGCCCAGGAACGGCAGCGCCGGGTCGGGCACCGGGTAGATCAGCCCGCGCACCAGGTGCCGCCGGTCGTGCCGCAGCTCGTGGTACTCGCCCCGGAACGGCACGATCGCCGCCGACGGCGTGACGCCGGCCAGCCGCGCGATCCGGTCGCTGTGCAGCCCCGCGCAGTTGACCAGCGCGTCCGCCCGCACCACGCCGCCCGGCGTGGCCACCTCGACCCCGCCGCCGGTGCGGGCGCGCCGGATGCCCAGCGCGGGCGAGTGCAGGCGCAGGTCGTGCCCGCTCAGCTCGCGCACCAGGGCCGCGCACACGGCCGGGAAGTCGATGATGCCGGTGCTCTCCACCCGCAGCGCCGCCACCGCCGCGACCTCGGGTTCGTAGGAGCGCGCCTCGTCGGGCCCGATCCGCCGCGCCGGCACGCCGTTGGCCGCCGCCCGCTCGGCCAGCGCCTCCAGGCGGGGCAGCTCGTCGGCCGAGGTGGCGACGACGAGCTTGCCGCACACCTCCACCGGCACGCCGTGCTCGCGCGCGTACGCGACGATCGAGGCGTTGCCGGCCACCGACATGCGCGCCTTCAGCGACCCCGGCTTGTAGTACAGGCCCGCGTGCACCACGTTGCTGTTGTGCCCGGTCTGGTGGGCCGCCCAGTGCGGTTCCTTCTCCAGCACCACCACGTCGTGCCCGCGCCGCGCCAGCTCCCGCGCCGTCGCCAGGCCGACGATCCCACCACCGATCACCACGACTCGTCGCACAGGCGCAGACTCTAACCCGGCGTTCCGGCGGCCGACTCCCGCGGGCGCGACCCGGCCACCCGGCGGTAGACCTCGGCGGTGGCGTCCGCGCTGCGCCGCCAGGTGAAGGTCGCGGCACGCCTGCGCCCGGCCGCCGCCATCGCGGCCCGCGCGCCCGGGTCGCCGACGACCCGGCGGACCGCGGCGGCGATGGCGGCGGGGTCGCGCGGGTCGAAGTACGCCATGTCGTCGCCGCCGACCTCGCGCAGCACCGGGATGTCCGAGCCGACCACCGGGCAGCCGCGCGCCATCGCCTCCAGCACCGGCAGCCCGAAACCCTCGAACAGGGTCGGGAACGCGTACGCGCTCGCCCCGTCGTAGAGGGCGGCCAGCTCCTCGGGGCTCACCCACTCGCGCAGCTCGACGTCACCGCCCAGGTCCAGGCGCTCCACCACCGGCCGCAGCGGGTCGTCGCCGTGGCTGCCGGTGACGACCAGCCTCGGGCGCTCGGCGGCCGGGATGAGCGCCCACGCCTCCAGCAGCCGGTCGAAGTTCTTGTGCGGCATCCGGTTGCCGCCGGTCAGCACGTACGGCCGCCCGGCGGGCGCGGCGGGCGCGGTGTCGACCACCCGGTCGACGCCGTTGTGGACGACGTCGATGTCGGCCGTCGGCCGGCCCAGCAGCTCGTGCACGTCCGCGGCGGTGGCGTGGCTGACGACGACGACCCGGTTCGCCGTCCGCACCGCCGCCCTGGTCAGCACCTGCACGCCGCGCGCCTGGCGCCGCCCGCCGGGCACCCACTCCGGGTGCCGGATCGCCTGGACGTCGTGCACCGTGACCACCGTCGGCAGCAGCCGCACCAGCGGCGCGAAGTTCGTCGGGCAGTGCAGCAGGTCCGCGCCGAGGGACCGGGCCCGCGGCCCGACGGCGAACGCCACCGCCGCCGCCCACGCCGCGCGGTTCTCCCCCGACACGGGCAGCGGCACGACCTCGCCGGGGAACCAGTCCACCGCCCGCCCGGCCAGCTCGCGGTTGCCGATGCCGACGAACCGCAGGTCGTCGTGCGCGGCGAGGGCCTGGAACAGGCCGCGGGCGTAGCTCTCGGTACCGCCCTTGCGACCGGTGTAGTAGACGAGGTCGACCGCGATGCGGAGTGGCACGGCGCTCATCGTAGGGCCGTGCCCCCCGGTCAGCCCGGCCGGTTGCCCACCAGCTCCGGCAGCACGTCGGCCGCGACGCGCTCCAGCACGGCCTCGCTGCCCGCGTACACGCCCTCCGCGCGCGGCCAGTGCGAGATCAGGTCGGTGAAGCCCAGCGCCCGGGCCCGGCCGACGACCTCGCGGAACCGCTCCACGCTGGTCATCGAGTACACCGGGCACGAGTCGGCGTTGAGGTGGAAGTCGACGGTGTGGTGGGCGCGGCCGATCGCGTCCAGCTCGTCCCGGAACCGCCGGGCCATCCGCTCGACGCCCGCCCACCACTCGGCGTCGTCGTCGGTCTCCGGTCCCGTGGTGACCCAGCCGGTGCCGTACCTCGCGGCCACCGCCATCGCCTTCGGCCCGTTCGCGGCCACCACGAACGGCAGCCGGGGCCGCTGCACGCAGCCGGGGTGGCCGCGGGCCTCCCGGGCCTCGTAGTACTCGCCCCGGAAGGTGGTGCGCTCCCGGGTCAGCAGCTGGTCCAGGAGTGTGACGAACTCCTCGAAGCGCCCCTGGCGCGACCGGGGCGCCGTGTCGCCCATCACCTGTGTGTCGTACCCCATGCCGCCGGCCCCGACGCCGAGGGTGAAGCGGCCGTCGGAGATGTCGTCGAGGGCCGTCAGCTCCCGCGCGAACGGCACGGGGTGGCGGAAGTTCGGCGAGGCCACGAGCGTGCCGAGCCTGATCCGCTCGGTCACCGCGGCGGCCGCCGCCAGCAG
This portion of the Saccharothrix syringae genome encodes:
- a CDS encoding glycosyltransferase family 4 protein, which gives rise to MRIAIAFDCLFPWTKGGGERLYRGFAEAFVAEGHEVTYLTRLQWDEPPVIEGIEVIAVSRDRDLYDENGVRTLGPALRYARGLAGHLLANRNRYDAVLVCAVPSTNVPAVRAALLGSGVAIDVDWLEVWRPDQWRAYAGPVVGRVANALQWLAVKLSPTASCHSRLHAGRLRAAGLRGEPVVSPGLIEPREDVEPNTAVTSPPRVVFVGRHIADKRVETIPAAVAEARKQVPDLEATIFGDGAGRAAVLAEVERLGLGDVVRTPGFVDQEELDEGIRTAAVLVNPSQREGYGLVVVESCAVGTPVVLVEGADNSSTELVEPGVNGLVARTTDPAELGAAIVDVVSAGEAMRKSTHDWYLRVSRTHTVRASALQILDRLAGAAAARR
- a CDS encoding LLM class flavin-dependent oxidoreductase — protein: MRTGIVILPEHRWWWAEHKWKAAEEYGFHHAWTYDHVGWRSLVDGPWFGAVPLLAAAAAVTERIRLGTLVASPNFRHPVPFARELTALDDISDGRFTLGVGAGGMGYDTQVMGDTAPRSRQGRFEEFVTLLDQLLTRERTTFRGEYYEAREARGHPGCVQRPRLPFVVAANGPKAMAVAARYGTGWVTTGPETDDDAEWWAGVERMARRFRDELDAIGRAHHTVDFHLNADSCPVYSMTSVERFREVVGRARALGFTDLISHWPRAEGVYAGSEAVLERVAADVLPELVGNRPG
- a CDS encoding DUF350 domain-containing protein — protein: MITNLALDPGFGSSIGQGVGAIALYAVVGLLLMVFGFYAIDWTTPGKLSTLVRDGHPNAVIVTSAGLVSMAMIVVVAIYSSAGKLDEGLLSALIFGLVGIVVQVLAVRLLEWVTRLDIGALIQSDRFAPASVVVAAAHVALGLVVAVAIS
- a CDS encoding glycosyltransferase family 4 protein, with product MPLRIAVDLVYYTGRKGGTESYARGLFQALAAHDDLRFVGIGNRELAGRAVDWFPGEVVPLPVSGENRAAWAAAVAFAVGPRARSLGADLLHCPTNFAPLVRLLPTVVTVHDVQAIRHPEWVPGGRRQARGVQVLTRAAVRTANRVVVVSHATAADVHELLGRPTADIDVVHNGVDRVVDTAPAAPAGRPYVLTGGNRMPHKNFDRLLEAWALIPAAERPRLVVTGSHGDDPLRPVVERLDLGGDVELREWVSPEELAALYDGASAYAFPTLFEGFGLPVLEAMARGCPVVGSDIPVLREVGGDDMAYFDPRDPAAIAAAVRRVVGDPGARAAMAAAGRRRAATFTWRRSADATAEVYRRVAGSRPRESAAGTPG
- the serS gene encoding serine--tRNA ligase, with the protein product MIDLKALRENPEAVRASQRARGEDEAVVDALLSADERRRAAIARADALRGEQKAFGKQVGRARGEERDALLAKGKELAAEVKAAEVEQSAAEAELAELHRAVPNVVHPDAPHGGEDDYVVVKHVGEPRAFDFEPLDHLDLGTRLGAIDMERGAKVSGSRFYFLTGVGAQLELALLNLAVAQATAAGFTLMTTPTLVRPEIMGGTGFLGAHASEVYRLEADDLYLVGTSEVPLAGYHADEILDGPKRYAGWSSCYRREAGSYGKDTRGIIRVHQFNKVEMFSYVAPEDAEAEHARLLAWEEEMLAKVEVPYRVIDTAAGDLGSSAARKFDCEAWIPSQRAYRELTSTSNCTTFQARRLNIRHRDENGRPQVAATLNGTLATTRWLVAILENHQQADGSVVVPRALRPFVGRDVLTPA
- a CDS encoding class I SAM-dependent methyltransferase produces the protein MPNIHVLRTELDRTISGLRESVRDKGVVPTARRVAAVAAGQVAFPMTRVVRRDERFGFLGEELPYTFLRYNNAFLNERAVEISIARWFLSHRRGRVLEVGNVLAHYGFRAHAVVDKYEVVPGVLNADVVDYRPAEPFDSVVAISTLEHVGWDESPREPDKVFRAIENVRNCAAPEGRVLVTMPIGHNQALDAGLRDGRVAFPRESWLVRDSRRNEWRETTADEALTKRYGHPYTGANGLYVGMVL
- the lhgO gene encoding L-2-hydroxyglutarate oxidase, which produces MRRVVVIGGGIVGLATARELARRGHDVVVLEKEPHWAAHQTGHNSNVVHAGLYYKPGSLKARMSVAGNASIVAYAREHGVPVEVCGKLVVATSADELPRLEALAERAAANGVPARRIGPDEARSYEPEVAAVAALRVESTGIIDFPAVCAALVRELSGHDLRLHSPALGIRRARTGGGVEVATPGGVVRADALVNCAGLHSDRIARLAGVTPSAAIVPFRGEYHELRHDRRHLVRGLIYPVPDPALPFLGVHLTRMLDGSVHAGPNAVLALRREGYRWRDFSASDVFDVARFPGTWRLARRFARTGVDEVLRSLSRRRFAASLARLVPAVTEDDLVPASAGVRAQAMRPDGSLVDDFLIDTAPRQVHVLNAPSPAATSALEIGRHVAGEVELSWS